Within the Cinclus cinclus chromosome 27, bCinCin1.1, whole genome shotgun sequence genome, the region tcagggACAATCCCCTAAacatcccatttttcccctcagagATGAACCCCTAAATGTTCCATTTTCCCCTCAGAGATGAGCCCCTAAATGTTCCATTTTCCCCTCAGAGATGAACCCCTAAATGTTCCATTTCCCCCTCAGGGacaatcccccaaatccccatttccccccgaTGCTGATCCATAACCTGCTGTCCCCTTGCAGGCCACGGCCCCGCCTGGTTCCCGCGGCACgaggaggagcagctgcagcgctcGGTGAGCTGGCGGCCATGTCTGCTCATCCTGGGCCAGAACTGCGGCGCCAAGGGCCGGCTACTGAACGCGCTGctgggccagcagctgctgcctttgcccGGGGCTGGCACCGGGGAGGTGCTGCCCTCACCTCAGGATGGCACCGGGGAGGTGCTGCCCTCACCTCAGGATGGCATCGGGGAGGTGCTGCCCTCACCTCAGGATGGCATCGGGGAGGTGCTGCCCTCACCTCAAGATGGCACCGGGGAGGTGCTGCCCTcgcccagggctggcactgagGAGCGCTGCCGGCGCCGCCGCGTGCGCTTCACCCACGGGGCACGGACGCGGCTCAGCCTGGCACTGCCCGGGCAGTACGAGCTGGTGCAGGTGCTGGCAGCCCACAGCGGGCACTGGGACACCATTCCCGAGCAGGACCTGCAGGTGCCCGGTGACGCCGAGGATCCCGCCCagagggtggcagagctggaggtggTGCTGCCCTACGCTCTGCTCAAGGTGAGGGTGGAACCATGCTCGGCACTGATGTGGTCTGTGGGGAGCTTTGGGTGGCACCGTCACTGTCCCTGGTCTGTGGGGAGCTTGGGGTGGcaccgtccctgtccctggtctGTGGGGAGCTTGGGGTGGcaccgtccctgtccctggtctGTGGGGAGCTTGGGGTGGcaccgtccctgtccctggtctGTGGGGAGCTTGGGGTGGCACTGTTACTGTTCCTACATCGATCAATAAATTCCCAATTGCCCAGTTGTCCCTGCCCTGCGGGGAATTTAGGGTGGCACtgccactgtccctgtcctggtctatggggggtgtggggtggcACTGCCACTGTTCCCTGgtactttttttctcctcttcctgctggATTCCtgaatcccaaattttccccaaggAAGGAGTGAGGAAGGAACCAAAATCCCATTTCCATGGGGTGGCTGCTGTGGGAAccttgtgctgctctgggatatttttaaatctcGAATATCAGGATGGAAAAATCTGATATTTTGGCAGAGCCGCCCAGTTCCTTGGGGATTTTAGGAATTCAGTGGGGTCATGGGGAATAAACCACAGGACCAGACAGATTCTGGGATTATTATGGGATTTACAGCAGGAGCAAACACTCGACTGCTTCCCTAAATCCAGtcagctgtgcctgggagcagggatgggcttggttttccttggatttattcctttttcctgcCCTTGTGGGATTTGGAATTTTGGGCTGAAAAGTGTAAGGATTGTAGGGAATGAGAAACTTCCAGTTGTTGTGACAAAACTGGAAAGTTAATGAGAAATCAAATTAATTGGGATTTATTTTGTGGCTCaacttttttctcctcagatttccatggaaacaggaaaaaaatgggcgAGATTTGAGCAAAACTGGGTgtgtgaaacaaaacaaagagaatTTAAAGTGGAATCTGGGGGTACAAAAGTGGCTGGGATGAATGAGGGAGGCATGGAATGAGCTCCCAAATGGAATAAAAGCAGGAATTGTCAGACTGGAGTGAGTCACAGGCTGTTCTTGGAAAGCAAAATATCAAAttggagcaggaaaaggctgagCTGGGCCTGCAGTCGTTTTCTGAGGAGAAATTTGGgtgaaaacagcacaaaattgGGTTTTCAGCACCTCAGCTCACTGAGCAAACAGGGACTAAAGTGCCCCAAGCCTGGAAAAACGAGACAAAAAACTGGGATGGAGCCAGGAAATGCTTTAAACTGCTCTGGAAATGAGGAATTCTGTTGGTTTGATAACCTGGCTCACTCTGGTGGGTGCTGAGAGGATCCCACAGAATTTCTGGAATTATTGTCAGGGTTTGCCTAATCCCTGATTTTGATTCATGTTTAACGTTCTGGAATCATGCAGGAATTGCAGGTTGGAATCCCACtgaattcctggattttttttttctgggtcaAGAGCTGTTTGATCCTTGATTTTGATTTGTGTTTGGGGTTCTGGGAATGCTGTGACCATCCAGGAATTGCAGGGTTGGTGCAAAATAGGGCAGGGATAAGGTGAAAAGTTCTAACTTTTCCATGCTGGCTCTTTCCTGGGATACTTCTCCTAAACTTTGTCCTAAAATTGCAAGGATTTGgtgcaaaacaaggaatttggAGTTGTTGCAGGTGAGGGTCCAGATCTGAAGAATTTGGAAGAatccagtttttttttctttgcatgtgAATTCCAGGACTTTGTCCTAAAATTCCAAGGCAGTTGGTTCAAAGTAAGGAATTTGGAGTTAGGGATCAGCCTTGTCCTAAACTGGGCTAAAACTCCAAGGATTTGGTCCAAAATAAGGAATTTAGAGTTAGGGATCAGCCTTGTCCTAAACTGGGCTAAAACTCCAAGGATTTGGTCCAAAATAAGGAATTTAGAGTTAGGGATCAGCCTTGCAGCCGAGACTCCAGATCTGCTTTgaagaattcctttttttttttttttttttttttttttttttttttttttttttgctgtgtgagCAAATTCCAGGGcatttttccacaggaaaacaaacagataaacaaacaaaaaaaaacctctccaaacttttttttttttctttttttaattgatttattgtattttattttcttttccccaggaagtGGACATCGTGGTGGCTCCATGCCGGGGTTTCCAATCAGCTGAAGCCACCCTGGATGAGTTTGTGAACCAGGTGCTGCCCGTTGTCACCTTTGCCATCAGCGAGCCACAACTGTCCCCATCCGACCAGGCAGAACTTCGGGAAATCAAGGAAAAATTCTCCCTGCCCATCTTCTTCCTTCGAGTGGGCAGCGAACCCGACAGGGACAAATCCCCTGTgctgcacaggcagctgctggatCTGGAATTCCTGaccccctccagcccctgcGGAATTCCCGGCTCTTCCATGCTGGAGAAGCTGCGGTTGTTGAGCGCCTTCTCCaggcaggtgctgcagcagcacctggtgCAGGCGGCCACGAGGCTGAGCGAGGTTCACGGGCGCTGCCTCAACATCTTCATCAACCAGGCCTTCGACATGCAGAGGGACCTGCAGATCACCCCAAAACGCCTGGAGTACACCCGCAGGAAGGAGAGCGAGCTCTACGAGTCGCTGATGGGCATCGCCAACCGCAAGCAGGAGGAGATGAAGGACATGATCGTGGACACCCTGGGCAGTAtgaaggaggagctgctggaggatgCTGCCAGCATGGAGTTCCGAGGTGGGTGCTGCCTGGAGGGGTTGGAGGGTCTGGGAGTGGGTTTGGGggtgggttttggtgttttggggtgtgTCTCGTCTGCTTCCCTTTCCCCTGtggtttttcctttccctttccttgtgTCCTCTggtcttcccttcccttcccttcccttcccttcccttcccttcccttcccttcccttcccttcccttcccttcccttcccttcccttcccttcccttcccttcccttcccttcccttcccttcccaaaacttcccaaaacttcccaaaacttcccttcccttcccaaaacttcccttcccttcccttcccaaaacttcccttctcAAAACTTGCCTTCCCAAAACTtgccttcccaaaacttcccaaaacttcccacaccttcccttcccctcccctctttTTACCTTGAATAAAATGATAACAATCTTGCCTTAAACAATAATAATCTTgggtaaaataataataataatgcagtTCTGAGGTCGTGGCAGAAGAACATTTTATAAAACACCATTTGGAGCAGTTTGAGCTCCCTCAGGAGCCTTTCTCCCAACAATCCCATAACCTCCAGgacattttctcttccttttcttgcaGACATCATCATCCCCGAGAACGGCGAGCCCGTCAGCTCCAAGGACATCAAACGCTGCATCCAGCAGATCCAGGAGCTGATCATCTCCAGGCTCAACCAGGCTGTGGCCAATAAATTGATCAGCTCTGTGGATTATCTGCGGGAGAGCTTTGTGGGCACCCTGGAGCGCTGCCTCAAGAGCCTGGAAGAGTCCTGGGAGGGATCCGTGCACCCGCCCCGGGGGCTGGAGAAACCCCGGGAGGGATCCGTGCACATCACCAGCAATTACCTCAAACAGGTCTGGCAGGAAAGTGGGAAACTGGGGGGGTGAAACGTgggggaattgggaatttgggggggtgAAACgtgggggaatttgggggggtgAAACgtgggggaatttggggtggtGAAACGTgggggaattgggaatttggggtggtGAAACGTgggggaattgggaatttggggtggtGAAATGTGGGGGAATTGGGGTGGTGAAACATgggggaattgggaatttggaGGGGTGAAACGTGGGGGAATTGGGGTGGTGAAACATgggggaattgggaatttggaGGGGTGAAATGTGGGGGAATTGGGGTGGTGAAACGTgggggaattgggaatttgggggggtgAAAcatggggaaatttggggggtgAAACatggggaaattgggaatttgggggggtgAAAcatgggggaatttgggggggtgAAATGTGGtggaattgggaatttgggggggtgAAATGTGGGGGAATTAGGAATTTGGGGGGGTGAAAcatggggaaatttggggggtgAAATGTgggggaattgggaatttgggggggtgAAACATGGGGAAATTGGGGTGGTGAAAcgtgggggaatggggaaattgGGGTAGTGAAACAtgagggaattgggaatttgggggcgTGAAAcgtgggggaatggggggatgAAATATgggggaattgggaatttggggtggtGAAAcgtgggggaatgggggggggggtgaaacGATAGTTTTCCTAAATCTATGTGAAATAATCAAATTACAGCCTAAAAACATGCATGAAATAACACAGTAAATCAATTAACCAAGTGATTAATGGaatatcccatttttttctattttcacagGCTCTAGCAAAGTTCCTAGATGgcagaattcccatttccccctcttctcccagaggaaaattcccatttttctacttttccaGATCCTGAATGCAGCCTATCACGTGGAGGTCACTTTCCACTCGGGCTCGACGGTGACCAGGATGCTGTGGGAACAGATCAAACAGgtgaaaaaagtgaattttggaGCCAAGAATCCTCTCAGCTGCTCCCTATGTTCACTCTGTGAGTTTTATTCCTGGGGATTtccacccctggaagtgccaaaggccaggttggatggagctgggataaAAATTCAAATCTTTTCCAATCCAATTCATTCTGGGATTGCAGGATTCTCATCCAGAGGGGATTGATCCCAAAATAGTTGGAAAAAATCATGGAGAGGTGTTCCCAAATGGGTGAAAtctccagggcagcagctttTTCCTGGGCCAAGGTGTGGAAATTCCAGGTGTTGGATGCAGCACTTCCTGTAATTAGTGGGTAATTAAATTGCTGTGCTTCAGCCTTCATTAGAAACCACAGAATTCCAGGAGTGGATCCCTGtcctgggaagggaggaggaatcTGGAGTTTGTTCCCACTCTGAACTGGGATTATTTGAGGAAAAGTCATGTTCTTGCTCATCCATCTGAGGAGGGAATAAAATTCCAACTCAGAGCAGGAATTTCAGGAATATTACAACTTTGAACAGCCAGAAATTGAAACCAAACCAGAGCAAATCTGAGAGGAGAGGAGCAAATTATCCTCTCAAATTATCACTCTGTGCAGCTCCCTGACAGgtgctgtgctcaggtggggttggtctccttctccaggcagcactgacagaaccagaggacacagttCTAATCTGTACCAAGGGgaatttaggttggatatcaggaaaaagtttttcatggaaagaagGATAAAATACTGGAATTGTCTGCTCAGGGATGTGGTGGAGTCACATCCCTGGGTGTGTTAAAaacagactggatgtggcactgggtgccATGGGTTAGTTCAGGTGTTGGGctgggttggactcgatgatttGAAGTGTGGTTTGGGTGTGCTTTgatctgtgggatttgggatgctgtgggatttGATTCTGTGTGATTTGGGATTCTGTGTGGTTTGGATGCTGTGTGGGATTGGGGATGCTGTGTGGGATTGGGGATGCTGGGTAGGAtttgggatgctgtgggatttGGATTCTATGAttgggatgctgtgggattggggatgctgtgggattggggatgctgtgggattggggatgctgtgtgggattggggatgctgtgggattggggatgctgtgtgggattggggatgctgtgggattggggatgctgtgggattggggatgctgtgtgggattggggatgctgtgtgggattggggatgctgtgtgggattggggatgctgtgtgggattggggatgctgtgtgggattggggatgctgtgtgggattggggatgctgtgtgggattggggatgctgtgtgggattggggatgctgtgtgggattggggatgctgtgggattggggatgctgtgtgggattggggatgctgtgggatttGGATTCTATGAttgggatgctgtgggattggggatgctgtgtggtttgggatgctgtgggattggggatgctgtgtgggattggggatgctgtgggattggggatgctgtgtgggattggggatgctgtgtgggattggggatgctgtgtgggattggggatgctgtgtgggattggggatgctgtgtgggattggggatgctgtgtgggattggggatgctgtgtgggattggggatgctgtgggattggggatgctgtgtgggattggggatgctgtgtgggattggggatgctgtgtgggattggggatgctgtgggattggggatgctgtgtgggattggggatgctgtgggatttGGATTCTATGAttgggatgctgtgggattggggatgctgtgtggtttgggatgctgtgggattggggatgctgtgtgggatttgggatgctgtgggatttGGATTCTATGATTGGGATGCTGGGTGGTTTGGATCCTGTGGGATTGGGATCCTGTGTGATTCCCGCGTGCCTTTTTTCCCCgcatgatttttttccctgtgctttcCCAGATAATCCAGCGGCTCACGTGGGTCAGCCCCCCGGCCATCACCAGTGACTGGAAGAGGAAGGTGGCCCAGGATGCCATCGAGAGCCTCAGTGCCTCCAAACTGGCCAAGAGCATCTGCAGCCAGTTCCGCACGCGCCTCAACAGCTCCCACGAGGCCTTCGCTGCCTCCCTGCGCCAGGTCAGGGAAAactgccctgggaagggggGATTGGAACTCAAAACCACCCaaagctgccctgggaagggggGATTGGAACTCAAAAGCACCCaaagctgccctgggaagggggaTTGGAACTCAAAAGCACCCaaagctgccctgggaagggggGATTGGAACTCAAAAGCACCCaaagctgccctgggaagggggaTTGGAACTCAAAAGCACCCaaagctgccctgggaagggggGATTGGAACTCAAAAGCACCCaaagctgccctgggaagggggaTTGGAACTCAAaagcacccaaaactgccctgggaagggggGATTGGAACTCAAAAGCACCCaaagctgccctgggaagggggGATTGGAACTCAAAAGCACCCaaagctgccctgggaagggggGATTGGAACTCAAAAGCACCCaaagctgccctgggaagggggaTTGGAACTCAAaagcacccaaaactgccctgggaagggggGATTGGAACTCAAAAGCACCCaaagctgccctgggaagggggaTTGGAActcaaaaccacacaaaattGCCCTGGGCTGCGGATGGGAAAGGGGATTTTAACTTAAAAACACCAGAACCTGCCCTGAGTTGTGGCTGGGAAAGGAGAATTTTaacttttatataaaaattatatatctATAGCTATATATACCtctatatatgtatttataaactatatatatgtatagctATAgctatatgtatatatttgtcTATATATGAATTATATAtctaaattatatatataaaaattacatATCTATAGCAATATACGCCTCTATATATGtctatataaattatatataaaagtaatatatataaattacatatttatagctatatatatatgtataaattatatatatatgaattGTATATATCTATAGctatctctctctctatatataaaAATCTAAGTTGTGTCTGTGATTCCCTGTGCCTGTGCGTCTGTTTCCGTGTGTCTGCGTGTCCATCCGAATGTCTGTCTGTCCGTGTTCccgtctgtctgtccgtccgtgttcccgtctgtctgtctgtccgtgtgtccgtgttcccgtctgtccgtgtgtccgtgcTCCCgtgtgtccgtctgtccgtGCTCCCGTGTGTCCGTCTGTTCGTGTTCCCGTGAGTCCGTGTTCCCATCTGTCCGTCTGTCTGTGTTCCcgtctgtccgtgtgtccgtgttCCCATCTGTCCGTCTGTCTGTGTTCCCGTGTGTCCGTGTTCccgtctgtctgtccgtccgtgTGTCCGTGCTCCCGTGTGTCCGTCTGTTCGTGTTCCCGTGAGTCCGTGTTCCCATCTGTCCGTCTGTCTGTGTTCCcgtctgtccgtgtgtccgtgttCCCATCTGTCCGTCTGTCCGTGTTCCCGTGTCTCCGTATTCCCGTCTGTCCGTGTTCCCGTGTGTCTGTGTTCCCATGTCTCCATCTGTCCATGTCCCCGTGTGTCCGTGTCCCCGTGTgtccgtgtccccgtgtccccgtgtgtccctgtgtccgtgtgtccgtccgTCCCGCCGCAGCTGGAGGACGGTCACTGGGGCCGGCTGGAGAGGACGGAGGGCCTGTGGCTCAAGGTGAGGAAGGAGCACGCGCCCCGGCTGGCGCGGCTGGCCCTGGAGAGCAGATCCCTGCAGGACGTGCTGCTGCACGGTGAGGGCTCCGCGGGGAGCGCCGGGGAGGGGCTGGcatcctccctgccccttcctcTCCGGGGCCAGCTGGGAGCTCCCGCAGCCGGCACAGCCTGGGAGTGTGCAGGAGGGACAAAcgggggctggggctgggggtttGTGACTTGGAATGGGGGTGGTTGATTCCTGGGATCTGTGCCTTGGGCTGGGGCTGATTCCTGGGATCTGTGCCTTGGGCTGGGGCTGATTGCTGGGATCTGTTCCTTGGGCTGGGGCTGATTGCTGGGATCTGTGCCCTGAGCTGGGGCTGATTCCTGGGATCTGTGCCTTGGGCTGGGGCTGATTCCTGGGATCTGTGCCTTGGGCTGGGGCTGATTCCTGGGATCTGTGCCCTGAGCTGGGGCTGATTCCTGGGATCTGTGCCCTGAGCTGGGGCTGATTCCTGGGATCTGTGCCTTGGGCTGGGGCTGATTCCTGGGATCTGTGCCTTGGGCTGGGGCTGATTCCTGGGATCTGTGCCTTGTGCTGGGGCTGATTCCTGGGATCTGTGCCTTGGGCTGGGGCTGATTCCTGGGAtctgtgccctgggctggggctgattCCTGGGATCTGTGCCCTGAGCTGGGGCTGATTCCTGGGATCTGTGCCCTGAGCTGGGGCTGATTCCTGGGATCTGTACCTTGGGCTGGGGCTGATTCCTGGGATCTGTGCCTTGGGCTGGGTCTGATTGCTGGGATCTGTTCCTTGGGCTGGGGCTGATTGCTGGGATCTGTTCCTTGGGCTGG harbors:
- the DSTYK gene encoding dual serine/threonine and tyrosine protein kinase is translated as MEGEEAPSWRGPGGAVRELCRSFGHYNRHLARLQQNLRETKRFFRDVKYSQGHPFASAPAGDGPSSAGDGDGGPGDGGHGPAWFPRHEEEQLQRSVSWRPCLLILGQNCGAKGRLLNALLGQQLLPLPGAGTGERCRRRRVRFTHGARTRLSLALPGQYELVQVLAAHSGHWDTIPEQDLQVPGDAEDPAQRVAELEVVLPYALLKEVDIVVAPCRGFQSAEATLDEFVNQVLPVVTFAISEPQLSPSDQAELREIKEKFSLPIFFLRVGSEPDRDKSPVLHRQLLDLEFLTPSSPCGIPGSSMLEKLRLLSAFSRQVLQQHLVQAATRLSEVHGRCLNIFINQAFDMQRDLQITPKRLEYTRRKESELYESLMGIANRKQEEMKDMIVDTLGSMKEELLEDAASMEFRDIIIPENGEPVSSKDIKRCIQQIQELIISRLNQAVANKLISSVDYLRESFVGTLERCLKSLEESWEGSVHPPRGLEKPREGSVHITSNYLKQILNAAYHVEVTFHSGSTVTRMLWEQIKQIIQRLTWVSPPAITSDWKRKVAQDAIESLSASKLAKSICSQFRTRLNSSHEAFAASLRQLEDGHWGRLERTEGLWLKVRKEHAPRLARLALESRSLQDVLLHGKPRLGRELGRGQYGVVYLCDTWGGHFPCALKSVVPPDEKHWNDLALEFHYMRSLQSHERLVHLHGSVIDYGYGGGSSIAVLLIMERLHRDLYTGLKAGLELEPRLQIALDVVEGIRYLHSQGLVHRDIKLKNVLLDKKNRAKITDLGFCKPEAMMSGSIVGTPIHMAPELFTGKYDNSVDVYAFGILFWYLCSGHVKLPEAFERCASKDHLWNNVRRGVRPERLPVFDEECWQLMEACWDGDSSQRPLLGIVQPMLQGIMDRLCRAGCEHPSKGLDDST